A part of Chloroflexota bacterium genomic DNA contains:
- a CDS encoding MFS transporter: MSRDLKVVSAAMLTWGLGEGMFYIFQPLYIQQFGADPILIGTILGFSGLVMAIGQVPAGLLADKIGRRPLMWFSWISGVVAAWIMALAPSLTMYVIGMLLYAITSSVMAPLNTYVQGARGKWTVGRAVSFVSASYNIGGIIGPIAGGLIGENFDLRTVYYVAGVIFTISSAIILLAGDQKVLAHPKRKGDAHLLQNRQFLGMLAMILLVMTAVMLPQPLAANFLQNQRGISLSSIGQLGSLGALGSVIMMLLLGQMQSGAAMLIGQVGLMGYSLLLWKGTGLIWYGLGYLFLGGYRLTRAMTIALVRPVVREREVGLAFGLVESLNSLATVIAPVLAGLLYDWRPASIFPASLIVLAVTFTLSLRYTHRKGYHRPVIAEMEPLLEKEITRES, encoded by the coding sequence ATGTCTCGTGATTTAAAGGTCGTGTCGGCCGCTATGCTCACATGGGGGCTTGGCGAAGGCATGTTTTATATTTTCCAGCCGTTATATATTCAACAATTTGGTGCAGATCCGATCCTAATCGGGACGATTTTGGGCTTCAGCGGCCTGGTGATGGCCATTGGGCAGGTCCCCGCCGGACTCCTGGCGGATAAAATTGGGCGGCGTCCTTTGATGTGGTTTTCCTGGATCAGCGGCGTGGTGGCAGCCTGGATCATGGCGTTGGCCCCATCGCTGACGATGTATGTGATCGGGATGCTGCTTTATGCCATCACTTCTTCGGTTATGGCCCCACTGAACACTTATGTGCAGGGGGCACGGGGCAAGTGGACGGTTGGCCGGGCGGTTAGCTTCGTCTCTGCCTCGTATAACATTGGTGGGATCATTGGCCCGATCGCAGGGGGCTTGATTGGAGAGAATTTTGACCTCCGAACGGTCTATTACGTCGCCGGGGTGATCTTCACCATTTCGTCAGCGATCATTCTTCTGGCTGGCGATCAAAAAGTATTGGCCCATCCGAAGCGGAAGGGTGATGCCCACCTCCTGCAAAACCGTCAGTTCCTCGGGATGCTCGCAATGATCCTGCTGGTGATGACCGCCGTTATGCTGCCACAGCCGCTGGCGGCTAATTTCCTGCAGAACCAGCGCGGTATATCCCTCAGCAGCATTGGTCAGCTGGGATCGCTTGGCGCTCTGGGCAGCGTGATCATGATGCTACTGTTGGGACAGATGCAATCCGGTGCGGCAATGCTGATTGGCCAGGTTGGGCTGATGGGTTACTCATTGCTGCTTTGGAAAGGAACAGGGCTGATCTGGTATGGCTTGGGGTATCTCTTCCTGGGCGGCTATCGGCTGACACGGGCGATGACCATTGCCCTGGTGCGGCCGGTGGTGCGGGAACGCGAGGTTGGCCTGGCCTTTGGTCTGGTGGAATCGCTCAACTCCCTGGCCACAGTGATCGCACCGGTGTTGGCGGGCCTACTCTATGATTGGCGGCCGGCCTCGATCTTCCCGGCCAGCTTGATCGTCCTGGCCGTGACTTTCACGCTCAGTCTGCGTTATACTCATCGGAAGGGTTATCATCGTCCCGTGATTGCGGAGATGGAACCGCTTCTGGAAAAGGAAATAACGCGTGAATCTTGA
- a CDS encoding carboxymuconolactone decarboxylase family protein has product MSDRLDQFEAYRQRMNDRITEIDHLGIKRFFNLDTRAYDDGALDAKTKELLGLVASMVLRCNDCIDYHILQCVEAGWTDEELYDAFNVALIVGGSIVIPHLRHAVESLDMARER; this is encoded by the coding sequence ATGAGTGACCGTTTGGATCAATTTGAAGCCTATCGCCAGCGGATGAATGACCGGATCACGGAAATCGATCATCTCGGGATCAAGCGGTTCTTCAATCTGGACACCCGCGCTTATGATGACGGTGCTCTTGATGCCAAAACCAAGGAATTGTTGGGATTGGTGGCTTCGATGGTCCTTCGCTGCAATGACTGCATTGATTACCATATCCTGCAGTGCGTGGAGGCGGGCTGGACGGATGAGGAGTTGTATGACGCGTTCAATGTGGCCCTGATTGTGGGCGGCAGCATTGTGATCCCTCATTTGCGTCATGCGGTTGAGTCGCTGGATATGGCCCGTGAACGGTAA
- a CDS encoding MBL fold metallo-hydrolase, with amino-acid sequence MTLGPLPNNVYLIGDQDTGDAVVIDPSYDSHLVLTRAESLGWTLRQIWLTHAHFDHIAGAAELAAVFVPSLPIGLNASELDWYHNEGGAGMFGLSIQQPPEPTILFEDGMQLSLVPGGEMVAQVLLAPGHSPGHVMFYCPSLSALFCGDVIFREGIGRTDLEGGSMAQLVTSIKEKVFTLPDETRILPGHGPESTVGHEKEFNPFL; translated from the coding sequence ATGACCCTGGGGCCTTTGCCCAATAACGTTTACCTGATAGGTGACCAGGACACCGGAGATGCGGTGGTGATTGATCCGAGTTATGACAGCCACCTGGTGTTGACCCGGGCCGAATCACTGGGCTGGACGCTGCGCCAGATTTGGTTGACACATGCCCATTTTGATCATATTGCCGGAGCGGCGGAACTGGCTGCAGTATTCGTTCCCTCATTGCCGATTGGACTGAATGCCAGTGAATTGGACTGGTATCACAATGAGGGTGGGGCGGGTATGTTTGGTTTGTCTATCCAGCAGCCCCCCGAGCCAACGATCCTTTTTGAGGATGGGATGCAGTTAAGTCTTGTGCCAGGTGGCGAGATGGTGGCGCAGGTGCTTCTGGCCCCCGGACACAGTCCTGGGCATGTGATGTTTTATTGCCCCAGCCTAAGCGCCCTATTCTGTGGCGATGTCATCTTTCGGGAAGGGATCGGCCGGACGGATTTGGAAGGGGGGAGTATGGCCCAATTGGTCACTTCCATTAAGGAGAAGGTGTTCACACTGCCGGATGAGACTCGCATATTGCCGGGTCACGGCCCGGAGAGCACAGTGGGTCATGAGAAGGAATTCAATCCGTTCTTATAG
- a CDS encoding ribonuclease Z — protein sequence MFEITFLGTSASAPSVHRGLSSLIVQHEDYRFLVDCGEGTQRQILRAGTGFKRLNQIILTHGHLDHILGLAGIISTFMRWEVMDKIEIYGTQHTLDRVYDLIYGVVLRGYRGKSPVELHALEPGLFFETERFSVSAFSVDHRGSDSLGYRFEERSRRPFLPEKAAELNIPPGPWRKDLVNGLPITLPDGRLIDPEQVLGEARKGTSLVVVGDTGRVDNLLPYVQDADGLVIEATYINAETELAENFGHITAAQAAGLAKEAGVKNLYLTHLSRRYRERDVLEEAQAVLPNAIVARDFDRFQIKRDEE from the coding sequence TTGTTTGAAATCACATTTTTAGGTACTTCTGCCTCCGCGCCATCGGTACACCGGGGTCTTTCTTCCCTGATTGTGCAGCATGAGGATTATCGCTTTTTGGTGGATTGCGGTGAAGGCACCCAGCGCCAGATCCTGCGAGCGGGGACAGGTTTTAAACGGCTGAATCAGATCATCCTGACGCATGGTCATCTCGACCATATCCTGGGACTGGCGGGGATCATCTCCACATTTATGCGGTGGGAGGTCATGGATAAGATTGAGATCTATGGCACCCAGCATACGCTGGACCGGGTCTATGATCTGATCTATGGCGTGGTCTTGCGGGGCTATCGCGGTAAATCGCCGGTGGAACTACACGCGCTTGAACCGGGGCTGTTCTTTGAGACGGAGCGGTTTTCAGTTTCCGCCTTCTCAGTAGACCATCGCGGCTCAGATTCGTTGGGCTATCGCTTTGAAGAACGCAGCCGGCGGCCCTTCCTGCCGGAAAAAGCTGCTGAATTGAATATTCCCCCTGGCCCCTGGCGCAAAGATCTGGTCAATGGTCTGCCGATCACCCTGCCGGATGGCCGCCTGATTGATCCTGAACAGGTTCTGGGTGAGGCCCGCAAGGGGACCTCCCTGGTGGTTGTTGGAGATACCGGCCGGGTGGATAACCTCCTGCCTTATGTGCAGGATGCGGACGGTTTGGTGATTGAAGCAACCTACATCAATGCCGAGACGGAGCTGGCCGAGAATTTTGGCCATATCACAGCCGCACAAGCTGCCGGATTGGCTAAAGAGGCCGGCGTAAAGAATTTGTATCTTACACATCTCTCCCGTCGTTACCGTGAGCGGGATGTGCTGGAAGAAGCCCAGGCTGTATTGCCGAATGCGATTGTAGCCCGGGATTTTGATCGATTCCAGATCAAGCGCGACGAAGAATAA
- a CDS encoding M20/M25/M40 family metallo-hydrolase produces the protein MTKKLEISAGKVPEIGPDQFALLEKLTNATAVSGDEHEVRQIVLEEIKLIADDVKVDAMGNVLVTKFGRGENRVRVMLASHMDEIGFMIVKKHDDGLFEFERVGGIDERQLPGKAVLVGRDHLPGVIGAKPIHMTTRKEREQTIEVGSLRIDLGPEIGDQVKPGDWATFATRFEILGPSIRAKALDDRLGVVTLIELLKHAPENVDLLIAFTVQEEVGLRGARVAAYQFDPDMAIAVDSTPANDLPNWDKEDENARYNTRLDAGPAIYVMDGATIGDQRLVHLLADTAEENGIPYQIRQPGPGGTDAGVIHKVRAGVPSVSVSVPSRYAHSAAGLARIDDWANTLKLLHTALAQVTPELLAVERRD, from the coding sequence ATGACCAAGAAACTTGAAATTTCAGCTGGTAAGGTGCCGGAGATTGGCCCCGACCAGTTCGCTTTACTGGAAAAACTAACCAACGCCACCGCCGTTTCGGGTGATGAGCATGAAGTTCGCCAGATTGTCCTCGAAGAGATCAAGCTGATTGCCGACGACGTGAAAGTGGATGCGATGGGCAACGTGCTGGTCACCAAATTCGGACGCGGTGAAAACCGGGTGCGGGTGATGCTGGCCTCTCACATGGACGAGATTGGCTTTATGATCGTCAAGAAACATGACGACGGCCTGTTTGAATTTGAACGGGTGGGCGGGATTGATGAACGCCAACTCCCCGGCAAAGCCGTCCTGGTGGGACGGGATCATCTCCCCGGTGTGATTGGTGCTAAACCGATCCATATGACCACCCGCAAGGAACGGGAGCAGACCATCGAAGTTGGCTCTCTGCGGATTGATCTCGGCCCCGAGATTGGTGACCAGGTCAAGCCGGGTGATTGGGCGACCTTCGCCACCCGTTTTGAGATCCTCGGCCCAAGCATCCGCGCAAAAGCGTTGGATGACCGGTTGGGCGTAGTAACCTTGATTGAACTGCTCAAGCATGCCCCTGAGAATGTCGACCTGCTGATTGCCTTCACCGTGCAGGAGGAAGTCGGCCTGCGGGGTGCCCGGGTGGCAGCCTATCAATTTGATCCTGATATGGCGATTGCGGTGGATTCAACACCGGCCAATGACCTACCGAATTGGGATAAGGAAGATGAAAACGCCCGCTATAACACCCGCCTGGATGCCGGCCCGGCCATCTATGTGATGGATGGCGCGACAATCGGCGATCAGCGCTTGGTGCATTTACTGGCGGATACCGCAGAAGAAAATGGCATTCCCTACCAGATTCGTCAACCCGGCCCTGGGGGAACCGATGCTGGCGTGATCCATAAGGTGCGCGCCGGTGTGCCCAGTGTGTCCGTTTCGGTGCCATCCCGCTATGCGCATTCCGCTGCGGGGCTGGCCCGGATTGATGATTGGGCTAATACTTTGAAACTTTTACACACAGCTTTAGCCCAGGTGACCCCTGAACTGTTAGCTGTTGAACGCCGCGATTGA
- a CDS encoding RecX family transcriptional regulator translates to MEREITAIKVQRRNHQRVSIYLDGEYAFGLSRFVAGWLAPGRKLTEAEIEKLQKEDTYEIAFQKAMQFINHRPRSIEETRRRLTEKGFEEEVIKATLNKLVEKSLLNDLEFSRLWIENRNTFRPRSDRLLAYELRLKGVSDDVIAQALESFGGDQTELAYQAGIKKAKQCQHETRLDFQKKVGGFLSRRGFHYGIVKPTVEKLWEEYALPAEDAPQY, encoded by the coding sequence ATGGAACGGGAGATCACAGCCATCAAGGTTCAGAGGCGCAACCACCAACGGGTAAGCATTTATCTGGATGGTGAATATGCGTTCGGCCTATCTCGTTTCGTTGCCGGCTGGTTGGCACCGGGTCGTAAATTGACCGAGGCCGAGATCGAGAAATTGCAGAAGGAAGACACTTACGAAATCGCCTTCCAGAAAGCCATGCAGTTCATCAATCACCGCCCTCGTTCGATTGAAGAAACCCGCAGACGCCTAACAGAAAAAGGATTCGAAGAAGAGGTGATCAAAGCCACTCTCAACAAGTTGGTGGAGAAAAGCCTGCTCAACGATCTGGAATTCTCTCGGCTCTGGATTGAAAACCGGAACACCTTTCGCCCACGCAGTGACAGACTATTAGCCTATGAGCTCCGCCTAAAGGGCGTATCAGATGACGTGATCGCACAGGCGCTTGAAAGCTTTGGAGGCGACCAGACTGAGCTGGCATATCAGGCCGGGATCAAAAAGGCCAAACAATGTCAGCATGAAACCAGGCTGGACTTTCAAAAGAAAGTGGGCGGCTTTCTGAGCCGGCGGGGATTCCATTATGGGATCGTCAAACCCACCGTTGAAAAGCTTTGGGAAGAATACGCTCTCCCTGCAGAAGATGCGCCTCAATATTAA
- the cysE gene encoding serine O-acetyltransferase — MDKEIGLFKMIVEDIRCALHRDPAARNWAEVLLNYAGLHAIWVYRASHWLWNHKLYFPARWLSQTARWFTGIEIHPGAKIGRRVFIDHGMGVVIGETAEIGDEVTLYHGVTLGGVSLEKGKRHPTLGHNVVVGAGAKILGAIEIGAGSRIGANAVVVKPVPPDSVVVGVPGQIVKRSHKGSEEPIDLHHDRLPDTLGDAMRQVLARLDRLEDTLQVEEKDRIETDENGNWTGSDFSI; from the coding sequence ATGGATAAGGAGATCGGTTTGTTTAAAATGATCGTGGAAGATATCCGTTGCGCACTGCACCGGGACCCCGCAGCCCGTAACTGGGCCGAGGTTCTGTTAAACTACGCCGGCCTGCACGCCATCTGGGTCTATCGGGCCAGCCACTGGCTCTGGAACCACAAGCTCTATTTCCCCGCCCGCTGGCTTTCACAAACTGCCCGTTGGTTCACGGGCATTGAAATCCACCCCGGTGCGAAAATTGGCCGCCGGGTCTTCATTGACCACGGGATGGGTGTGGTGATTGGTGAGACGGCTGAAATCGGTGACGAAGTCACCCTCTATCATGGCGTTACTCTGGGCGGTGTCAGCCTCGAAAAAGGCAAGCGCCATCCCACCCTGGGGCATAACGTGGTGGTAGGCGCCGGGGCCAAGATCCTCGGTGCGATTGAGATCGGAGCAGGCAGCCGCATCGGCGCAAACGCGGTGGTCGTCAAGCCTGTGCCGCCCGATTCAGTCGTGGTTGGTGTACCTGGCCAGATTGTCAAGCGCAGCCACAAGGGCAGCGAAGAACCCATTGACCTGCACCATGACCGCCTGCCCGACACCCTCGGTGACGCGATGCGCCAGGTGTTGGCCCGTCTGGACCGGCTCGAAGACACCTTGCAGGTGGAAGAAAAAGATCGGATCGAGACCGATGAGAACGGCAACTGGACCGGATCAGATTTTAGTATATAA
- the rny gene encoding ribonuclease Y yields MNNSNPYLIYLVALGALLLGALIGFLIKQLIVENKRKAQNLKADHIITEAKEHAREIELEAKDSALQITQKAEDELTRRRIELTKEDDRLQKRREELDRRLEKYEERETRLNKRQSSIDKRANEINTLYEQQMAELQRVSEMTKDEAREVLLTETEKESRADMARIIRQIESEAREEGNRRARELIADAIQRVASEKVAEVTTSLVELPNEEMKGRIVGRNGRNIRAFEQASGVDVIVDDTPEAVTVSCFDSVRREIARRSLSRLVIDGRIHPANIEKILKEENDQMDEDIFQAGEQAAYDAGVAGLHNEILKKIGRLKFRTSYGQNQLAHAVETAKIASVIAAELGADVEISKAGAFLHDLGKAMDHNTEGTHAQLGAEFAQRYGVGAKITNIIASHHHEVDQESVEAVIAEAADAISGARPGARREDLEQYIKRLRALENIANAHQGVETSYAIQAGREVRIIVKPEEVDDVEANRLAKSIAQQIEETMQYPGQIRITVIRESRATEYAK; encoded by the coding sequence ATGAATAACTCTAACCCCTATCTGATTTATCTCGTCGCCCTCGGTGCGCTGCTGCTTGGTGCCCTGATCGGCTTCCTGATAAAGCAATTAATTGTAGAAAATAAACGCAAGGCCCAAAACCTCAAAGCAGATCACATTATCACCGAAGCCAAAGAACACGCTCGCGAGATTGAACTGGAGGCCAAAGACTCTGCTCTCCAGATCACCCAAAAGGCTGAGGATGAACTGACCCGCCGCCGGATCGAACTGACCAAAGAGGACGATCGCCTACAAAAACGGCGTGAAGAACTTGACCGCCGTTTGGAAAAATATGAAGAACGCGAAACACGTCTGAACAAGCGCCAATCCAGCATTGATAAACGTGCCAACGAGATCAACACGCTGTATGAACAGCAAATGGCCGAACTTCAACGTGTTTCTGAGATGACCAAGGATGAGGCCCGCGAAGTGCTGCTGACCGAAACTGAAAAGGAATCCCGTGCCGACATGGCCCGGATCATCCGCCAGATCGAAAGTGAAGCCCGCGAGGAAGGTAACCGCCGGGCCAGGGAACTGATCGCCGATGCGATCCAGCGAGTTGCTTCCGAGAAGGTCGCCGAAGTCACCACCTCTCTGGTGGAACTGCCCAACGAAGAAATGAAGGGCCGGATCGTTGGCCGCAATGGCCGTAATATTCGAGCTTTCGAGCAGGCCTCCGGTGTGGACGTGATCGTGGACGACACCCCCGAAGCCGTGACCGTTTCCTGCTTCGACTCGGTTCGTCGTGAGATCGCCCGCCGGTCGCTTTCCCGCCTGGTGATTGACGGCCGGATCCATCCCGCCAACATCGAGAAGATCCTCAAAGAAGAAAATGACCAAATGGATGAGGACATCTTCCAGGCTGGTGAACAAGCCGCTTATGACGCCGGCGTGGCCGGGCTGCATAATGAAATCCTCAAAAAGATTGGCCGCCTTAAATTCCGCACCTCTTATGGCCAGAACCAGTTGGCCCATGCGGTTGAAACCGCTAAGATCGCCAGCGTCATCGCTGCAGAATTGGGCGCGGATGTTGAGATTTCCAAAGCCGGCGCTTTCCTACATGATCTTGGTAAGGCAATGGATCATAATACAGAAGGCACCCACGCTCAACTCGGTGCAGAATTTGCCCAGCGCTATGGCGTGGGCGCAAAGATCACCAACATCATCGCCTCCCACCACCATGAAGTGGATCAGGAATCGGTTGAAGCTGTGATCGCTGAAGCCGCTGATGCCATCTCCGGTGCCCGACCAGGCGCTCGGCGTGAAGACCTGGAACAATACATCAAGCGTCTGCGGGCTCTGGAAAATATCGCCAATGCCCATCAAGGTGTTGAGACCAGCTACGCTATCCAGGCCGGCCGTGAAGTGCGGATCATCGTCAAGCCCGAAGAGGTGGATGATGTGGAAGCCAACCGCTTGGCCAAGAGCATTGCCCAACAGATCGAGGAAACCATGCAATATCCGGGTCAGATCCGGATCACGGTCATCCGGGAATCCCGGGCAACGGAATATGCAAAATAG
- a CDS encoding M42 family metallopeptidase: MKSLIQKLVETPGPSGFEYEIRDVVREAIGDAADSIRVDALGNLIAVKGKKAEGGKRVMVSAHIDEIGLMVTHVEKDGFLRVTNVGGVNPLTCIGGRVLFMNGTRGVIGVGAVKADSRPKITDLFVDVGATSKEDCPVKVGDVCGFERPFLDLGKRMVAKSMDDRIAAAIAIEAMKRLDGTPNEVHFVFSTQEEVGIRGATTAAYGVDPDVGFAVDVTMSGDTPKAVLRMATALGAGPAIKVRDASFIADPRLVDWMVKQAEAAGIPYQMEVLTAGGTDGRAIQMTRAGVPAGCISIVCRYIHSPSEMVDTDDVENSVKLLVKLLSEPIELD, encoded by the coding sequence ATGAAATCCTTGATCCAGAAACTTGTTGAAACCCCCGGTCCTTCCGGGTTTGAATATGAAATTCGGGACGTCGTTCGCGAGGCGATTGGCGATGCGGCAGATTCCATCCGTGTGGATGCTCTCGGTAATCTGATTGCCGTCAAAGGGAAAAAAGCCGAAGGCGGCAAGCGCGTGATGGTCTCAGCGCATATTGATGAGATCGGCTTGATGGTGACCCATGTGGAGAAAGATGGCTTTCTGCGTGTCACGAATGTCGGCGGTGTGAACCCCCTGACCTGCATTGGCGGGCGGGTGCTCTTTATGAATGGCACCCGGGGTGTGATCGGTGTCGGTGCTGTCAAAGCTGACAGCCGTCCGAAGATCACGGACCTGTTCGTGGATGTCGGCGCAACCAGCAAAGAAGATTGCCCGGTGAAAGTGGGCGATGTGTGTGGTTTTGAACGTCCTTTCCTCGATTTGGGCAAGCGGATGGTCGCTAAATCAATGGATGACCGGATTGCAGCCGCGATTGCCATTGAAGCCATGAAACGGCTGGATGGTACACCGAACGAGGTTCATTTCGTCTTCAGCACGCAGGAAGAAGTTGGCATTCGCGGTGCGACCACGGCTGCCTATGGCGTGGACCCAGATGTTGGCTTTGCAGTGGATGTCACCATGAGCGGCGATACCCCCAAGGCTGTGCTCCGGATGGCAACGGCGCTGGGTGCTGGCCCGGCGATCAAAGTACGGGACGCTTCGTTTATTGCCGATCCCCGCTTGGTGGATTGGATGGTTAAGCAGGCGGAAGCTGCTGGCATTCCTTATCAGATGGAAGTCCTGACAGCTGGCGGCACAGATGGCCGAGCCATTCAGATGACTCGGGCCGGTGTGCCTGCAGGGTGTATCTCGATTGTCTGCCGCTATATCCATTCACCTTCTGAGATGGTGGATACGGATGATGTTGAAAACTCGGTGAAGCTCCTGGTAAAACTATTGAGCGAACCGATTGAGTTGGATTAA
- a CDS encoding extracellular solute-binding protein gives MKKIKLLMGMGLILVMLLSACQGISVNIPGFSQPTATPTPQAGTDIELTSTPDVEVTSVATVEPVTSLTLWIPPEMDPESGTEAGQILGERLQLFSDLNGGLEVNVRVKDVSGTGGLLDALTATSEAAPEALPDLIALPRTDLETAALKGLIYPLDGLTEIPDDTDWFNFTQEMALLQGSTFGLPFAADAIVLTYRSASMEEIPATWTELLSGEISLAFPADSSDALLTLALYQAQGGLIQDNQRRPVLEAEPLTTVFELYQTGAQSEVLLPWLDQIQTLGQAWSAYREGQANMSITWVSNFLKELPADTTLAPLLPMATGTVSLGTGMSWALATPNEARQQLAVELAEFLVNPQFLASWTSAAGYLPTRPSSLDGWEDSALASVLGQIGTSSRLIPSNDIITSLGPLLREGTRQVLQGLMPPNQAAQTAVESLEE, from the coding sequence TTGAAAAAGATCAAACTGCTAATGGGGATGGGGTTGATCCTGGTCATGCTGCTTTCAGCATGTCAGGGGATTTCCGTTAATATCCCCGGATTTTCGCAGCCAACCGCAACTCCCACGCCGCAAGCTGGGACGGATATTGAACTCACATCTACCCCGGATGTCGAGGTGACATCTGTGGCCACGGTGGAGCCTGTCACCTCGCTGACCCTTTGGATCCCGCCCGAGATGGACCCTGAATCGGGGACGGAAGCGGGTCAGATTTTGGGTGAACGGCTGCAGTTGTTCTCAGACTTGAATGGCGGGCTGGAGGTTAACGTACGCGTTAAAGATGTGAGTGGCACCGGTGGATTACTGGACGCTCTGACGGCCACCAGTGAGGCGGCTCCGGAAGCGCTGCCGGACCTGATCGCTCTGCCTCGAACCGACCTGGAAACTGCTGCGCTGAAGGGCTTGATCTATCCTTTGGATGGATTGACTGAAATCCCGGATGATACGGATTGGTTTAATTTCACGCAAGAGATGGCTTTGCTCCAGGGGAGCACCTTTGGACTGCCATTCGCGGCCGATGCGATTGTCCTGACTTATCGTTCAGCCAGTATGGAAGAAATCCCAGCCACCTGGACGGAACTGTTGAGTGGTGAAATCTCCCTGGCTTTTCCGGCGGATAGCAGTGATGCGCTCCTGACCCTGGCGCTTTACCAAGCGCAGGGTGGTCTGATTCAGGATAATCAACGGCGGCCGGTGTTGGAAGCGGAACCGCTGACAACGGTATTTGAGCTTTATCAGACCGGCGCCCAATCTGAGGTGCTGCTACCCTGGCTGGATCAGATCCAGACCCTGGGGCAGGCCTGGTCTGCTTACCGTGAGGGGCAGGCTAACATGTCAATCACCTGGGTATCTAATTTTCTCAAGGAACTCCCTGCAGACACCACGCTAGCGCCTTTGCTGCCAATGGCAACGGGCACCGTTTCTCTGGGGACCGGGATGAGCTGGGCTCTGGCGACACCAAATGAAGCCCGTCAACAACTGGCTGTTGAGTTGGCTGAATTTCTCGTGAATCCCCAATTCCTGGCATCCTGGACATCAGCTGCCGGTTACCTGCCGACCCGACCTTCATCTTTGGACGGTTGGGAAGATTCGGCTCTGGCCAGTGTGCTGGGACAAATCGGCACATCCAGCCGCCTGATTCCATCCAATGACATAATCACCAGCCTGGGACCGCTTTTGAGAGAAGGGACACGCCAGGTTTTGCAAGGGTTGATGCCTCCAAATCAGGCAGCCCAAACAGCGGTTGAAAGCCTGGAGGAATAA
- the cysK gene encoding cysteine synthase A gives MKIYNNITELTGNTPLVRLNRLNQDSVADVVLKLEYFNPAHSVKDRVGVAMIDAAEKAGLLKPDSIIVEPTSGNTGIALAMTAAARGYRCVIIMPEKVSYERKMMMKVLGAELILTPANEGMQGSINKARELVASDPRYFMPNQFGNPANPEIHRLTTAEEIWRDTDGKVNILVAGVGTGGTITGVGEGLKAHNPDIQVVAVEPAASPVLAGGEKGPHPLMGIGAGFIPEILNTSIYDEIVEVTGEDAFATARALATQEGLPVGISSGAAIWAALQVAKRPENKGKLIVVIIPSFAERYLSTPLFDDIRD, from the coding sequence ATGAAAATTTATAACAATATTACGGAATTAACCGGTAACACCCCCCTGGTGCGGCTCAACCGCCTGAACCAGGATTCGGTGGCCGATGTTGTCCTCAAATTGGAATATTTCAACCCCGCCCACTCCGTAAAGGACCGGGTTGGCGTGGCCATGATTGATGCCGCCGAGAAAGCCGGCCTGCTCAAACCAGACAGCATCATTGTGGAACCGACCAGCGGCAACACAGGCATCGCCCTAGCGATGACGGCAGCTGCCCGCGGCTATCGTTGCGTAATTATCATGCCCGAAAAGGTCAGTTATGAACGCAAGATGATGATGAAGGTTCTGGGTGCGGAATTGATCCTCACGCCAGCGAATGAAGGCATGCAAGGTTCAATCAATAAGGCTCGGGAGCTGGTCGCTTCCGACCCGCGCTACTTCATGCCCAACCAGTTTGGTAATCCCGCCAATCCTGAAATCCACCGCCTCACCACTGCCGAAGAAATTTGGCGTGATACCGACGGCAAAGTCAATATCCTGGTCGCGGGTGTTGGCACCGGCGGCACCATCACCGGTGTCGGCGAAGGCCTGAAAGCCCACAACCCTGACATTCAAGTTGTCGCTGTGGAACCGGCTGCCTCCCCTGTTTTAGCGGGTGGCGAAAAAGGTCCCCACCCCCTGATGGGTATCGGTGCGGGTTTCATCCCCGAGATCCTCAACACCTCAATTTATGACGAGATCGTTGAAGTGACCGGCGAAGATGCATTTGCCACAGCCCGGGCGCTGGCAACCCAGGAAGGGCTGCCGGTTGGAATTTCCTCCGGTGCGGCCATCTGGGCCGCGCTGCAAGTGGCGAAACGACCGGAGAACAAAGGCAAGCTGATCGTGGTCATCATCCCGTCCTTTGCCGAACGCTACCTCAGCACACCCTTGTTTGATGACATTCGGGATTAA